Proteins from one Cryptomeria japonica chromosome 4, Sugi_1.0, whole genome shotgun sequence genomic window:
- the LOC131074069 gene encoding peroxidase 5-like, with the protein MKMILAFLSLIFILSFSISIVDGAGLKVGYYWHTCPEAEGIISDVVGKAVRANPGDAAELIRMHFHDCFVRGCDGSILIDSTAGNTAEKDSPANNPSLSGFDIIDAAKSRIEAKCPGVVSCADIVAYAARDSAHEVGGLMWAVEGGRRDGRISRASDIPGNLPPPSFDVNQLTQLFAQKQLSQDDMVTLSGAHSIGVSHCSSFSADRLYNFSGRGIQDRSMDPSYALQLKAKCPASSSSSSVVVPLDPLTPNNLDVKYYVDLQYKRGLLKSDQTLMSNDATSRLVRINAKYPTIWRRNFGRAMVKMGSIGVLSGSQGEIRKQCRVPN; encoded by the exons ATGAAAATGATTCTTGCTTTTCTTTCATTAATTTTCATACTCTCATTTTCGATCAGCATTGTCGATGGTGCTGGGTTAAAAGTCGGTTACTACTGGCATACATGCCCCGAGGCAGAGGGGATTATAAGTGATGTTGTGGGCAAAGCTGTTAGAGCGAATCCTGGTGACGCAGCTGAGCTGATAAGGATGCATTTTCACGATTGCTTTGTGAGA GGCTGTGATGGATCAATCCTCATCGACTCCACAGCAGGAAATACTGCAGAGAAAGACTCCCCAGCAAACAACCCAAGCTTGTCTGGCTTTGATATCATTGATGCAGCAAAATCTAGAATAGAAGCGAAATGCCCAGGAGTGGTTTCTTGTGCCGACATAGTGGCCTACGCTGCAAGAGATAGCGCCCACGAA GTTGGTGGCCTAATGTGGGCTGTTGAGGGTGGACGAAGAGATGGAAGGATATCTCGAGCATCAGATATTCCGGGGAATCTGCCACCTCCCTCATTCGACGTAAACCAGTTGACACAACTCTTTGCTCAGAAGCAATTGTCCCAAGATGATATGGTTACTCTTTCAG GCGCACATTCTATTGGAGTTTCTCACTGTTCTTCATTCAGCGCAGATCGTCTGTACAACTTCAGCGGAAGGGGTATTCAGGATCGTTCCATGGATCCTAGCTATGCCCTTCAGCTGAAAGCCAAATGCcctgcttcatcttcttcctctAGTGTTGTTGTTCCATTGGATCCCCTCACACCAAATAATTTGGACGTGAAATACTACGTCGATTTGCAATACAAGCGTGGGTTGCTGAAGTCAGATCAGACGTTGATGTCAAATGATGCGACCTCCAGACTCGTGAGGATTAACGCCAAGTATCCAACCATTTGGAGGAGGAATTTTGGCAGGGCGATGGTTAAGATGGGTTCCATTGGTGTGCTGAGTGGATCGCAAGGGGAGATAAGGAAACAATGTCGTGTCCCCAACTAA
- the LOC131074067 gene encoding peroxidase 5-like, which translates to MACYICSVYAQANGLKVGYYRHKCPQAESIIKRTVSKALKEDPTLAAPLIRMHFHDCFVRGCDGSILIDSTPDNKAEKESPANFPSLRGFEVIDEAKREIEAICPQVVSCADIIAFAARDSASKAGKMNWRVPAGRKDGRISKEEDIIGNLPPPSFNVQELTDIFEKKGLSQEEMVTLSGAHSIGVSHCSSFRDRLYNFNNTGAADPTLDFQLAQRLRLTCPPADTPDPTVSLEEITPTRLDNKYYTQLYRKRGLLTSDQTLLSTPSTRNMVKSNVVNPSSWRNKFGESMVKMGSIDVLTGSAGEIRKNCRIVL; encoded by the exons ATGGCATGCTACATATGCTCTGTCTATGCGCAGGCGAATGGGCTGAAGGTGGGTTATTACCGCCATAAATGTCCTCAAGCGGAATCCATTATAAAGAGAACTGTCTCCAAAGCCCTAAAAGAGGACCCTACATTAGCAGCTCCTCTAATCAGGATGCACTTCCACGACTGCTTTGTTAGG GGTTGCGATGGTTCAATTCTCATAGACTCCACGCCCGACAACAAAGCGGAGAAAGAGTCACCTGCAAATTTTCCAAGCCTTCGAGGGTTTGAAGTGATAGATGAAGCAAAACGGGAAATTGAGGCCATTTGCCCTCAAGTGGTTTCATGTGCAGACATCATTGCATTTGCTGCTCGAGATAGTGCATCCAAG GCAGGTAAAATGAATTGGCGAGTCCCAGCCGGTCGAAAAGACGGGAGAATCTCTAAAGAAGAGGATATCATCGGGAACTTACCTCCTCCATCTTTCAACGTCCAAGAGTTAACGGATATATTTGAGAAGAAAGGTCTATCACAGGAAGAAATGGTAACTCTTTCAG GTGCACACTCCATTGGTGTATCACATTGCTCTTCATTTCGTGACAGACTTTACAACTTCAACAACACAGGCGCTGCGGACCCCACACTGGACTTTCAACTGGCGCAGCGACTCAGGCTTACTTGCCCACCTGCTGATACTCCCGACCCAACCGTATCTTTGGAGGAAATTACCCCCACTCGGCTTGACAACAAATATTACACACAGCTTTATAGAAAGCGGGGATTATTAACATCGGATCAAACGTTACTTTCAACTCCTTCAACACGAAATATGGTGAAGAGTAACGTGGTGAATCCATCTAGTTGGCGTAACAAATTTGGTGAATCCATGGTGAAGATGGGGAGTATCGATGTGTTGACGGGATCGGCGGGTGAAATACGAAAGAACTGCCGCATCGTCTTGTGA